GGGCGCAGCAACTGCCACATCTCCGACATCGCGGTGGCGCCGCAGCACGAGGGGCGTGGCGTCGGCAAGGCGCTGCTGGCGCATGCCGAGACTTGGGCACGCGAACACCAATGCCAGCTGGTGACGCTGGCGGTATTCCCCGGCAACGAGCGCGCCCGCGCCCTGTACGAAGCTGCCGGCTACGCACCCGACCTGCTGCGGCTGGTCAAGCCGGTCCGCTGAACCCGTCCAGCGGAATGCATCAACGAAAGAAGCCGCCCGAGGGCGGCTTCCTTGCGATCAGCGGAATGGAACGATCAGTTCGTGACCGTGCCGGCAGCCGCCTCGGCCTGCTCGCGCACGTCCAGCCGACGGGCCAGGCGGTCGATATTGGTCAGCGACAGCAGGTGCGCATAGATCCAGCCGAGCACGCCTTCGCGCAGGAACTCCTGGCAAGTCTTCTCGTCCAGCGTGCGCAGCTTCTCCTCGTTGACCACGAACAGGCCGTTGAGGTTGATCGACTTGCCCTGCTCGCCGTCCTTGCCCTGTTTCTGCAACTGCACGTTGCGCGGCTCCAGCAGGCCGTGATTGTTCAGCTGCTCCATGAACCACTTGGTGCGCGTGACGTTCTGCTGGAAATCGCCGAGGAAGCCCACGGCATTGGCCAGCAGTTCGCTGTCGGTGCCGTCTTCCTTGAACAGGCGCTGGCCCTCGGTTGCGTTGAAGCCCTCGTAGCGCTCGTCTAGGAACACGGTGAAGTCGTCGCCTTCCTGCCCTGCCGGCTTCTCGGCCAGCACGAACGGGTAGCGGCGCACGAAGGCCGGGACATAGGTGTCCGGCGACCACTGGCCGTCGGCGTCGACGTACAGGTTTTCGTTCTGGCGCAGGCCGAGCAGGGCCACCGGGCCGGCGTCGGCGACGCTGGTACCGGCGAACACGATCAGCAGGTCGCGCGCCGCGATGCCGAACTCGACGCCGGTCAGCGGCACGGAATGCGCGTTCATGGCGAACTTGACGTTCGGCACGGCCTTCATGCGCAGGTCCTTGTGCTCGACACGGTTGAGCGGTACCGGATGCTCGTAGAAAAGAACTTCAGCCACGTTGTCCACCTCTGCCCACCGCCGTGCCGGGTCACCACCAAGCGCCCCTACCAAACCCGGCGCCGGGTCTGTGTTGACTGGCAATCATATCAGTGCTTATCCGCAACGGCGACTGCCCCGCCAGGGGCGCCGCAGCCTCATTTGCATGCGAATTGCAACGGAATTGTTCTATGCTGGCCCCAGACAAGCACCCTGCATTGCCTGAACGCTCTTTCGAAGCCCCTGGCTGAAGGACGATTTACATGCTGATGGAAGTGCCAAGTCGGGCCGACCTCCATGCGACCCGCGTATTGTCACTGGACGCCGCCGGCCGCATCCTCGACTGGATCAGCTGGCAGGAGGCGGTTTGCCTGTACGTCCGTGACGCGGTCGCCTGGACCCTGGGCGACCCCTGCCTCACCGTGCACGGCGGCCACAACCGTCTGCTCGGCGCGCAGAGCCTGCTGCAGCTGCATCCGATCATCGCCAGCACCGGCCACTGCCGCGAGCATGCGATCGACCCGGCACCGGCGCTGACCAACACCGCGCTGTTCGCCCGCGACCGCCACATCTGCCTGTATTGCGGCGAGCACTTCGTCCGCGCCGAGCTCACCCGCGACCACGTGCTGCCGATCTCCAAGCGCGGCAAGGACGAGTGGGAGAACGTGGTCAGCGCCTGCCTCGCGTGCAACCTGAAGAAGAGCAACCGCACCCCGCAGGAAGCCAACATGCCGCTGCTGGCGGTGCCGTACCGGCCGAGCTGGGTCGAGCACCTGATCCTGTCCAACCGCAACATCCTGGCCGACCAGATGGAATTCCTGGTCAGCCGGCTGCCGCGCGACCGGCGCTCCATGTCGATGACCACGCCCGTGGCGGCCTAAGTTCAGTCGGCCGAGTCGTCCTCGCCCTCGTCGTTGTGCATGTCCCTGATGTCCTGTTCGATCGTGGACAGGCTGCCGTAGGCCTGGTGCGCCAGCTTGCAGTAATGCCTGCGGATGCGGTCCAGGTCGTCCTCGTCCAGTTCCTCCAGGTTCAGCAGCGCGTTGTGCGCATGGCTGGTGCGGATCAGTTCGTCCAGCTTGATCTGCAGCGCCGCGGTATCGCGGTTCTGGCTGCTCTGGATCAGGAAGACCATCAGGAAGGTGATGATCGTGGTGGAGGTGTTGATCACCAGTTGCCAGGTGTCGCCATAGCCGAACAGCGGCCCCGTGGCCGCCCATGCCACCACCAGGGTGACGGCCAGGATGAACGCCATAGGCTTGCCGGCCTGACGCGAGGTGCCCTCGGCAAAGCGGCGGAACAGTTTGCGCACGGACATGAGGAATTCCCTGTATCTGGAGAGCCTTGTCCAGCGTCCCCGCACGAACGTGTGCGCCATGTGGAGAGCCTCCTGCAGCGGCCTCGCCATCGTCCGTTCACATGTCCGCCCTTGCCCCGCCCCGCCGCTGGACCAACAATACGCGGATGAACGACCTTTCCCACTACCCCCACCTGGCGTCGATCGAGACGCCGGCCGACCTGCGCCGCGTACCCGATGACGAACTGCCCGCCGTCGCCGACGAGCTGCGCCAGTACCTGATCGAGGCGGTGGCCAGTTCCGGCGGCCACTTCGGCGCGGGCCTGGGCGTGGTGGAACTCACCGTGGCCCTGCACCACGAATTCGACACGCCGCACGACCGCCTGGTGTGGGACGTCGGCCACCAGTGCTACCCGCACAAGATCCTCACCGGCCGCCGCGACCGCATCACCACGATCAAGAAGAAGGACGGCCTGGCGCCGTTCCCGCGGCGCGAGGAGAGCGAGTACGACACCTTCGGCGTCGGCCACTCGTCCACCTCGATCTCGGCCGCGCTGGGCATGGCGCTCGCCGCGCAACGCAAGGGCGACCATCGCAAGGTCGTGGCGGTGATCGGCGACGGCGCGATGACCGCCGGCCTGGCGTTCGAGGCGCTGAACCACGGCGGCGACGCCGAACCGGACATGCTAGTGGTGTTCAACGACAACGGCATGTCGATCAGCGAAAACGTGGGCGCGATGACCAAGATGATGGCCCGCGCGATGGCCAGCCGCCGGCTCAACCAGTTGCGCGAGCGGGCCAAGCGGGCGATGCCGAAGCAGTCTTTCGCCGGCCGCTGGTTCAAACGCTGGGAGGAGCACGCCAAGGGCATGTTCGTGCCCTCGACGCTGTTCGAGGAACTGGGCTTCCACTACACCGGCCCGATCGACGGCCACAACATCCCGAAGCTGCTGCAGGCGCTGCGCACGGTGAAGAACCTGCCCGGCCCGCAGCTGCTGCACGTGATCACTACCAAGGGCAAGGGCTACGCCCCGGCCGAGCAGGCGCAGATCGAATACCACGCGGTGGGCCCGTTCGACCCGCAAGCCGGCGTGATGAAGAAGGCCGCGCCGGCCAAGCCCACCTATACCGACATCTTCAGCGACTGGCTGTGCGACCAGGCCGCCGCCGACGGCCGCCTGTTCGGCATCACCCCGGCGATGCGCGAAGGTTCCGGCCTGGTGCGTTTCTCCAGGGAATACCCCGAGCGCTACTTCGACGTGGCGATCGCCGAGCAGCACGCGGTGACACTGGCCGCCGGTATGGCCTGCGAAGGCGCCAAGCCCGTGGTGGCGATCTATTCCACCTTCCTGCAGCGCGCCTACGACCAGGCGATCCACGACGTGGCGCTGCAGAACCTCGACGTCACCTTCGCGATCGACCGCGCCGGCGTGGTCGGCCCGGACGGCGCCACCCACTCGGGCAGCTTCGACCTCACTTTCCTGCGCTGCCTGCCGAACATGGTCATCATGGCGCCGGCCGACGAGAACGAGTGCCGCATGATGCTGAGCACCGGCTTCCACCACCATGGCCCCGCCGCCATCCGCTATCCGCGCGGCACCGGCCCCGGCGCCGCCATCCACGAGGAACTCGACACGCTGCCGATCGGCAAGGCCGAGCTGCGCCGGCGCGGCCACGGCTTGGCCCTGCTCAGCTTCGGCGCGATGCTGGCACCGGCCGCCACGATCGCCGCCGAGCTCGACGCCACCCTGGTCAACATGCGCTTCGTGAAGCCGCTGGACGAGGCGCTGATCGTGGAACTG
The window above is part of the Rhodanobacter sp. LX-99 genome. Proteins encoded here:
- a CDS encoding SapC family protein, producing the protein MAEVLFYEHPVPLNRVEHKDLRMKAVPNVKFAMNAHSVPLTGVEFGIAARDLLIVFAGTSVADAGPVALLGLRQNENLYVDADGQWSPDTYVPAFVRRYPFVLAEKPAGQEGDDFTVFLDERYEGFNATEGQRLFKEDGTDSELLANAVGFLGDFQQNVTRTKWFMEQLNNHGLLEPRNVQLQKQGKDGEQGKSINLNGLFVVNEEKLRTLDEKTCQEFLREGVLGWIYAHLLSLTNIDRLARRLDVREQAEAAAGTVTN
- a CDS encoding HNH endonuclease, with protein sequence MLMEVPSRADLHATRVLSLDAAGRILDWISWQEAVCLYVRDAVAWTLGDPCLTVHGGHNRLLGAQSLLQLHPIIASTGHCREHAIDPAPALTNTALFARDRHICLYCGEHFVRAELTRDHVLPISKRGKDEWENVVSACLACNLKKSNRTPQEANMPLLAVPYRPSWVEHLILSNRNILADQMEFLVSRLPRDRRSMSMTTPVAA
- a CDS encoding low affinity iron permease family protein; this encodes MSVRKLFRRFAEGTSRQAGKPMAFILAVTLVVAWAATGPLFGYGDTWQLVINTSTTIITFLMVFLIQSSQNRDTAALQIKLDELIRTSHAHNALLNLEELDEDDLDRIRRHYCKLAHQAYGSLSTIEQDIRDMHNDEGEDDSAD
- the dxs gene encoding 1-deoxy-D-xylulose-5-phosphate synthase, which produces MNDLSHYPHLASIETPADLRRVPDDELPAVADELRQYLIEAVASSGGHFGAGLGVVELTVALHHEFDTPHDRLVWDVGHQCYPHKILTGRRDRITTIKKKDGLAPFPRREESEYDTFGVGHSSTSISAALGMALAAQRKGDHRKVVAVIGDGAMTAGLAFEALNHGGDAEPDMLVVFNDNGMSISENVGAMTKMMARAMASRRLNQLRERAKRAMPKQSFAGRWFKRWEEHAKGMFVPSTLFEELGFHYTGPIDGHNIPKLLQALRTVKNLPGPQLLHVITTKGKGYAPAEQAQIEYHAVGPFDPQAGVMKKAAPAKPTYTDIFSDWLCDQAAADGRLFGITPAMREGSGLVRFSREYPERYFDVAIAEQHAVTLAAGMACEGAKPVVAIYSTFLQRAYDQAIHDVALQNLDVTFAIDRAGVVGPDGATHSGSFDLTFLRCLPNMVIMAPADENECRMMLSTGFHHHGPAAIRYPRGTGPGAAIHEELDTLPIGKAELRRRGHGLALLSFGAMLAPAATIAAELDATLVNMRFVKPLDEALIVELAQTHDAFVTLEDNAVAGGAGSAVAECLAAHGITLPILHLGLPDAYLEHGSREEVLTMAGLDLPGIRNAIRARFPQLAAASIASAG